A genomic region of Candidatus Marimicrobium litorale contains the following coding sequences:
- a CDS encoding sulfotransferase family protein, whose amino-acid sequence MDEARKKTGLEDFGDPGFEEGLDRLLDSLETEAQLTALGRVIAGEEILTPLVNRLHLIDHHKRYPDIGQADIAAPIFIIGMGRSGTTVLHELLALDPQFRVTQTWEVDYPFPPPETASYKSDPRIADVQKRLNRTDVVLPDFKRIHRLGATLPQECVRFTTGEFLSLIFWTNYDVPSYSRWLKDEADMAPAYQYHRRFLQMLQWKHPRSPWVLKSPAHLWSLDTLLAEYPDARFIQTHRDPLRMLASLSSLVTHLRKMSSNRVDGLQIAREWAEWNALGLNASAEFRRRGVISQDNIIDIDFYGFMDNPIVEVQKIYAAFDLSFSEHTRDAMQAYLAVHSATQHGSHGYSFADTGLDIEEERNRLAPYQNFFNTRMEVT is encoded by the coding sequence TTGGATGAGGCTAGAAAAAAAACTGGCCTGGAGGATTTTGGCGACCCCGGATTCGAAGAGGGTCTCGACCGTCTACTCGATTCATTGGAGACCGAAGCGCAGCTCACCGCTCTCGGGCGAGTAATAGCGGGGGAAGAAATTCTGACTCCGCTGGTCAATAGGCTTCACCTTATAGATCATCATAAGCGTTATCCCGATATTGGTCAGGCAGACATCGCTGCGCCTATTTTCATCATTGGCATGGGGCGCAGTGGCACTACCGTGCTGCACGAATTGCTTGCATTGGATCCGCAGTTTCGGGTTACCCAGACATGGGAAGTGGACTATCCCTTTCCGCCGCCGGAAACAGCCAGCTACAAGAGCGATCCGCGTATCGCCGATGTGCAGAAAAGGTTGAACAGGACTGATGTGGTGCTGCCGGACTTCAAGCGCATTCATCGCCTCGGTGCCACTCTTCCCCAAGAATGTGTGCGGTTTACAACGGGGGAGTTCCTCAGTCTGATTTTCTGGACGAACTATGATGTGCCTTCCTATTCGAGGTGGCTCAAGGATGAGGCGGATATGGCGCCAGCCTATCAATATCATCGTCGCTTCCTGCAGATGCTGCAATGGAAGCACCCTCGCAGCCCCTGGGTGCTCAAATCGCCCGCACACCTCTGGTCTCTGGATACGTTGCTTGCAGAGTATCCGGATGCTCGTTTTATCCAGACTCATCGCGATCCTTTGCGAATGCTGGCGTCACTGTCAAGCCTCGTCACTCACCTGAGAAAAATGTCGAGCAACCGTGTCGATGGCTTGCAGATTGCGCGCGAGTGGGCCGAGTGGAATGCGCTGGGCTTGAATGCATCAGCGGAATTCCGGCGCAGGGGTGTTATTTCGCAGGACAATATTATCGATATCGATTTCTACGGATTTATGGATAACCCGATCGTCGAAGTGCAGAAAATCTACGCAGCTTTTGATTTGTCATTCTCGGAGCACACACGCGATGCGATGCAAGCATACCTCGCAGTGCACAGCGCAACACAGCATGGTAGTCACGGCTACAGCTTTGCTGATACGGGGCTGGATATTGAAGAGGAGCGGAACCGACTGGCGCCTTACCAAAACTTCTTCAATACACGCATGGAGGTGACTTGA
- a CDS encoding DUF1214 domain-containing protein — translation MLRSSLIALACIAIGLYAGYQLPRGAGLITALSNLAAGENEHDYTALASHQALLDFQSSVDGAREMVLTDARSKQEAIEGMRWLLRVAAMSTHIIADANPNAPRFQRMDTWVRKAGGDNPDAEYYLAAIDGSNDYRITGNLGTVQHLSFTINAGQGMERRRQVGYVNEKDLTTDEDGNFTLLLHKSKPNADNKASDWLQIPKDTSAILVRAYIADRDTERLPQLDIEVEGGNPPYQPPSDKTIADAITGTSFAFFVLTNLHRTVLPELMETTNTFIRATPERLGKDIAASDNLYMLGSFQLEPDEALMIRVQPPATRYWNLTLETRWHEIYDYLSRPTSRTLADVTPSPDGSVEFLVSHQDTGHPNWLDTSGHAFGFLTLRWLDVDHADVPMPELELVKLSSLAQVTGSAAPR, via the coding sequence ATGCTTCGATCCAGCCTTATTGCACTCGCCTGTATCGCTATCGGATTGTATGCCGGCTACCAGTTGCCGCGAGGCGCAGGGCTGATCACTGCATTGAGCAACCTAGCAGCTGGGGAAAACGAGCACGATTACACTGCATTAGCGTCGCATCAGGCGCTGCTTGATTTTCAATCAAGCGTCGATGGTGCACGCGAGATGGTGCTCACAGACGCGCGAAGTAAGCAGGAGGCAATAGAAGGTATGCGCTGGCTGCTGCGCGTGGCAGCCATGAGTACGCACATCATCGCAGACGCCAATCCCAATGCGCCCCGCTTCCAGCGCATGGATACCTGGGTGCGTAAAGCAGGCGGCGACAACCCTGACGCAGAGTACTACCTCGCCGCCATAGACGGCAGCAACGATTATCGTATCACAGGCAATCTGGGCACGGTTCAGCACCTGAGTTTTACAATAAACGCCGGCCAGGGCATGGAGCGTCGCAGGCAGGTGGGCTATGTCAATGAGAAGGATTTGACCACCGACGAAGACGGCAATTTCACCCTGCTGCTGCACAAATCCAAACCCAATGCAGACAACAAAGCCTCTGACTGGTTGCAGATACCGAAGGATACCTCCGCCATTCTGGTCCGAGCCTACATAGCCGACCGGGATACAGAGCGATTGCCGCAGCTGGATATCGAGGTGGAAGGGGGTAACCCGCCCTACCAGCCCCCCAGCGACAAGACCATAGCCGATGCTATAACCGGCACCAGCTTTGCTTTTTTTGTCCTCACCAACTTACACCGCACAGTGTTGCCTGAATTAATGGAGACAACCAACACATTTATCCGCGCCACACCCGAGAGACTGGGGAAGGATATCGCCGCCTCAGACAACCTGTATATGCTTGGCAGTTTTCAGTTAGAGCCTGATGAGGCTCTGATGATTAGGGTTCAGCCGCCAGCAACGCGATACTGGAACCTGACACTGGAGACCCGCTGGCACGAAATTTACGACTATCTCTCGCGGCCTACCTCTCGCACGCTCGCAGACGTCACACCAAGCCCAGATGGTTCCGTAGAATTTCTGGTGTCTCATCAGGACACGGGACACCCCAACTGGCTGGATACCAGCGGCCATGCCTTCGGCTTCCTCACACTGCGCTGGCTTGACGTAGACCACGCCGACGTCCCCATGCCTGAACTGGAACTGGTAAAACTGTCGTCACTTGCACAAGTCACAGGGTCGGCCGCGCCGCGCTAA
- a CDS encoding flavin-containing monooxygenase produces MSDKSGLRIGIIGAGPAGIAAGHALLEQGFDNFTIFEKSDAAGGTWHLHSYPGLACDLWAHIYSFSYRPNPNWSANFVEQPEIEAYLQQCVREFGLEPRLALNTNIASARYQGDGTWLLTTAKHETHVMDVLINAMGGQHTAIFPEVDGIESFNGDYWHSTYWNHEVPLEGKRVVIVGSAAAAVQIVPKVAEQAGHLTVLQRTPNWIMPRNHKLYSPFLKSAFHRFPRFLQLWQKGQALMMGVVLEGVTLNHKRMEQFEARVHKFIGESIDDPAVQTAVTPSDHYGCKRGLVSDEYYPTLNRDNVTLVAEGLKRVDAKGIVTESGREIEADVIIYCTGYSVLDFNRIDVVGRDDRHLAEEMVREPIAYKGIASPGFPNYFFAAGPNGLAINASYFRNIECNVSTIVRLLEEKQAAGLSAIEVRADVVRDYNKELSDRYETYSWGASSCHSYYRTETGHAPFLFPGGYKEYLALHGTSSLSDFQPA; encoded by the coding sequence ATGAGCGACAAGTCAGGATTACGAATTGGAATCATTGGTGCGGGCCCCGCCGGTATTGCGGCTGGCCATGCGCTGCTGGAACAGGGTTTCGATAACTTCACGATTTTTGAAAAATCTGATGCTGCTGGTGGCACTTGGCACCTGCATAGCTATCCCGGGCTGGCGTGCGACCTGTGGGCGCACATCTATTCCTTCTCCTACCGCCCCAACCCCAACTGGTCGGCCAATTTCGTGGAGCAGCCCGAGATAGAGGCTTACCTTCAGCAGTGTGTTCGCGAGTTTGGGTTGGAACCGCGTCTTGCTCTCAATACCAATATTGCCTCGGCGCGATATCAGGGCGATGGCACCTGGTTATTGACAACCGCGAAGCACGAGACCCACGTCATGGATGTTTTGATTAACGCCATGGGCGGGCAGCATACGGCCATTTTTCCCGAGGTGGATGGCATTGAAAGTTTTAATGGAGATTACTGGCACTCGACGTATTGGAATCATGAAGTCCCCCTTGAGGGTAAGCGCGTAGTCATCGTCGGTTCCGCCGCGGCAGCAGTGCAAATTGTGCCGAAGGTGGCGGAGCAAGCCGGTCACCTCACGGTGCTGCAGCGCACACCCAACTGGATTATGCCGCGCAATCACAAGCTGTACTCTCCGTTTCTTAAAAGCGCATTTCACCGGTTTCCGCGTTTCCTGCAGCTTTGGCAAAAAGGTCAGGCGTTAATGATGGGCGTCGTGCTTGAGGGTGTGACCCTCAATCACAAGCGTATGGAACAGTTTGAGGCCCGTGTGCATAAGTTTATTGGGGAGAGCATTGATGATCCCGCGGTGCAAACAGCGGTCACGCCAAGCGATCACTATGGTTGCAAGCGGGGGTTGGTGTCCGATGAGTACTATCCAACGCTTAATCGCGACAATGTGACGCTGGTTGCAGAGGGTCTGAAGCGGGTTGATGCCAAGGGCATCGTGACGGAAAGTGGGCGCGAGATCGAGGCGGACGTCATCATCTATTGCACCGGTTACTCGGTTCTCGACTTTAACCGTATCGATGTTGTGGGTAGGGACGACAGGCATCTTGCAGAGGAGATGGTGCGGGAACCGATCGCCTACAAGGGTATTGCCAGCCCCGGATTCCCCAACTATTTTTTTGCTGCCGGGCCAAATGGGCTAGCTATTAATGCATCCTATTTCAGAAACATAGAGTGCAACGTCAGCACTATCGTCCGCTTACTCGAGGAAAAACAGGCGGCGGGATTGAGTGCCATAGAGGTCAGGGCCGATGTTGTGAGGGATTACAACAAAGAGTTGTCAGATCGCTATGAGACGTATTCCTGGGGTGCCTCCAGCTGCCACAGCTACTACCGCACAGAAACAGGCCATGCGCCGTTCCTGTTTCCCGGTGGTTACAAAGAGTATCTCGCTCTTCACGGGACCTCTTCGCTGAGCGATTTTCAACCAGCCTAA
- a CDS encoding PQQ-binding-like beta-propeller repeat protein, translating to MNSKFWNTMMHWIKILLLAPLIAIANPTLAANCAPGSVGIDTNSVISGWSAGPGNLRYTPPSDAGPTPSSISDWSPAWVFALPDTDAPRSQPAVTRDTVFIADGDGGVYALDRQTACEKWRFDAGSMVRTAMRLVHTGDTALLTFGTLDADLIALDPETGSEVWRTRVSDHPRAMISGSTAEHDGVLYQGVSSWEVFWAANPFYACCTFRGGLVAVDAATGALLWQAHTIEEEPRVTQSRVLLPDHKGPSGAPVWSHPAIDPERRRLYVGTGENYSTPATDSSDAILAFDLDTGKRIWTRQFTASDAWNVACVIPGHHNCPEENGGDLDFGAPPILTSLGDVDYLLAGQKTGLVVALDPATGATHWSRTLGGGGKAGGVHFGMAADPERGLLYVPISDRDVGVLLGDSGSGAPQPSLHALDIATGETRWAVDSPADCLAPDGEGTVEGCYRGFSAPVTVVGDIVFAPTLDGVLRAFHADSGDQIWTFDTARQFSAVNGGYAEGGAIDLGGVYVAGDEIYLNSGYGLVDQIPGNAFIQFRPEEQ from the coding sequence TTGAACAGTAAGTTTTGGAATACCATGATGCACTGGATAAAAATACTCCTGCTGGCGCCTTTGATCGCGATAGCCAACCCAACACTTGCAGCTAACTGTGCGCCGGGGAGTGTGGGCATAGATACAAACAGCGTAATCAGCGGTTGGAGTGCCGGCCCCGGTAATCTTCGTTATACGCCACCATCGGATGCGGGCCCGACGCCAAGCTCAATTTCGGATTGGAGCCCGGCCTGGGTGTTTGCGCTGCCAGATACGGACGCGCCCAGATCACAGCCCGCAGTAACACGCGATACAGTCTTTATCGCCGATGGCGACGGCGGCGTTTACGCGCTGGACCGGCAAACAGCCTGCGAAAAGTGGCGTTTCGATGCAGGCAGCATGGTGCGCACAGCAATGCGTTTGGTGCACACGGGTGATACCGCGCTACTCACTTTTGGCACATTGGATGCAGACCTTATCGCACTTGATCCCGAAACAGGATCAGAGGTCTGGCGCACACGTGTGTCTGATCACCCCCGCGCTATGATCTCCGGTTCCACTGCCGAGCACGATGGCGTGCTTTATCAGGGCGTCTCCTCATGGGAGGTATTTTGGGCGGCGAATCCTTTTTACGCCTGTTGTACATTTCGGGGCGGGTTAGTCGCCGTTGATGCCGCTACAGGGGCGCTCTTGTGGCAAGCTCACACTATCGAGGAAGAGCCGCGAGTCACTCAATCACGCGTGTTGTTGCCGGATCATAAGGGCCCTTCCGGAGCGCCGGTCTGGTCGCACCCTGCTATCGATCCCGAACGCCGCCGCCTGTATGTCGGAACCGGTGAAAATTACTCCACGCCTGCCACCGATAGCAGTGATGCCATCCTCGCATTTGATCTGGATACCGGTAAGCGCATCTGGACGCGGCAGTTCACCGCGAGTGATGCCTGGAACGTAGCATGCGTGATTCCCGGCCATCATAATTGTCCGGAGGAAAACGGCGGTGACCTGGATTTCGGTGCGCCGCCCATACTGACCTCCCTGGGAGATGTGGACTACCTGCTGGCCGGACAGAAAACCGGCCTCGTGGTTGCGCTTGATCCTGCAACGGGCGCGACGCATTGGAGTAGGACACTGGGCGGCGGCGGCAAGGCCGGTGGCGTGCACTTCGGAATGGCGGCAGACCCGGAGCGTGGTTTGCTGTACGTGCCGATCAGCGACCGGGATGTCGGTGTGTTGTTGGGTGATAGCGGAAGTGGCGCACCGCAGCCTTCACTGCACGCACTGGATATAGCGACGGGCGAGACACGTTGGGCAGTCGATTCACCCGCAGATTGCCTGGCTCCGGATGGTGAAGGCACCGTGGAGGGATGTTATCGAGGCTTCTCCGCGCCGGTTACTGTCGTGGGTGATATCGTCTTTGCCCCTACATTGGACGGCGTCTTGCGCGCATTTCATGCTGACAGCGGAGACCAAATATGGACATTCGATACCGCTCGACAATTTTCAGCGGTCAATGGGGGCTATGCCGAGGGTGGCGCAATAGATTTGGGGGGAGTGTACGTTGCCGGCGATGAAATATACCTCAATTCGGGGTATGGATTGGTCGATCAGATTCCCGGCAATGCCTTCATTCAGTTTCGTCCGGAGGAGCAATGA
- a CDS encoding class I adenylate-forming enzyme family protein — protein sequence MIATTVTMDDVLAKRAELIGPGGFFELEEKDVDGHPYKIYKHAPATSIEILQNARGHGDAEWIVYEGRRYTYNRFFCEVDACAAALQRSGIVAGDRVAIAMRNNPEWAIAFAAATLSGATVVPVNSWGKTEELAYALKDSGSRMLICDAPRWRLLDSVRNDLDIDIVVVPDDRDHRAGERVVEWEAYVDEGRGLDFHVAEPDPLDLCLILYTSGSTGYPKGVAHRHIAVCQSVFNMMYLGMLVISLEGAREFKGGATVETPLLTVPLFHATGLLSGLHLPIMTGQKVVMMYKWDTMKALQLIQAEKVTSLSSVPAIVQDLLANPAFDDFETGSLIRVTGAGAATPAGMPELIKEKCGNPSRSAGYGMTETLAVGSTMSGCIYDMKPDASGLISPIMDMRMVDASGVTLRSGQPGEIELSGITCTPGYWQKPDANAATFVDQRWMKSGDIGYIDDDGFLHITGRIKEIVIRGGENIYPGEIESAAFGMDEVHECVVFGEPDDAMGEELVMVIFITPGHSLQEQDLRNFLGERIAGYKVPRTIRVAKTPLPRNASEKLHKLKVKEAYLAGAY from the coding sequence ATGATTGCTACCACAGTTACCATGGACGACGTATTGGCCAAGCGTGCGGAACTGATCGGACCGGGCGGTTTCTTTGAGCTGGAAGAGAAAGATGTTGATGGTCACCCCTACAAGATTTACAAGCACGCTCCTGCCACTTCAATAGAGATCTTGCAGAATGCTCGCGGGCATGGTGATGCTGAGTGGATTGTCTACGAGGGCCGGCGCTACACCTATAACCGTTTTTTCTGTGAGGTGGATGCCTGCGCCGCTGCATTGCAGCGGTCTGGAATTGTTGCCGGTGATCGAGTTGCGATTGCGATGCGCAACAATCCCGAATGGGCCATCGCATTTGCCGCGGCTACACTGTCCGGCGCGACAGTGGTGCCCGTGAACAGTTGGGGTAAGACAGAGGAACTCGCCTATGCCCTGAAGGATTCCGGTAGCAGAATGCTGATATGCGACGCGCCGCGGTGGCGTTTGCTGGACAGTGTGCGTAACGATTTGGACATCGACATCGTAGTGGTACCTGACGACCGAGACCATCGGGCCGGGGAGCGCGTTGTAGAGTGGGAGGCGTACGTCGACGAAGGTCGCGGTCTCGATTTTCACGTGGCTGAACCCGACCCTCTGGACCTATGCCTTATTCTGTACACATCCGGGAGTACAGGGTATCCGAAGGGTGTCGCGCACAGGCATATTGCGGTGTGCCAATCTGTGTTCAACATGATGTACCTTGGCATGCTGGTCATATCGCTGGAAGGGGCGCGTGAATTCAAGGGCGGTGCCACGGTAGAAACTCCACTGCTTACGGTGCCCCTGTTTCATGCCACCGGTTTGTTGAGTGGACTGCACCTGCCGATCATGACGGGCCAAAAAGTGGTCATGATGTACAAGTGGGACACGATGAAGGCGCTGCAACTGATACAGGCCGAAAAAGTCACCAGCCTGAGCAGCGTCCCGGCCATCGTCCAGGATTTGCTCGCTAATCCGGCCTTTGACGATTTTGAGACAGGCTCCCTTATTCGTGTCACGGGAGCGGGAGCCGCTACTCCAGCGGGAATGCCGGAGTTGATTAAAGAGAAATGCGGCAACCCGAGTCGTTCCGCAGGCTACGGGATGACGGAAACGCTGGCGGTGGGCAGCACGATGAGCGGTTGTATTTATGATATGAAGCCCGATGCATCCGGGCTGATATCGCCCATCATGGACATGCGTATGGTGGACGCAAGCGGCGTGACGTTGCGTTCTGGCCAACCCGGTGAAATAGAGCTTTCCGGTATTACCTGTACGCCAGGTTATTGGCAGAAGCCTGATGCCAATGCAGCGACTTTTGTTGACCAGCGCTGGATGAAATCCGGTGATATTGGTTACATAGATGATGACGGATTTCTGCATATCACCGGCCGCATAAAGGAAATTGTGATCAGGGGCGGAGAAAATATTTATCCCGGAGAAATTGAGAGTGCCGCATTCGGAATGGATGAAGTGCACGAGTGCGTTGTGTTCGGTGAGCCAGATGACGCCATGGGCGAAGAACTTGTGATGGTTATTTTCATTACACCCGGGCATTCGCTGCAGGAACAAGACCTGAGGAACTTCCTTGGAGAACGTATAGCGGGCTACAAAGTGCCTCGCACAATTCGTGTGGCGAAAACGCCTCTGCCCCGCAATGCCAGCGAAAAATTACACAAACTCAAGGTGAAGGAAGCCTATCTCGCGGGTGCCTATTGA
- a CDS encoding SDR family NAD(P)-dependent oxidoreductase gives MADQFDVTDKVVMITGGSRGLGKAMSHAFAAGGAKVVVASRKIAECERLASELIELGSDAMAIACHVGHWDDLEAVVDRVIEKYGRIDVLVNNAGMSPVAPSLLETSEALFDKIIDVNLKGPTRLTALVATKMSETGGGSIINISSVASYRPSPLTTVYSAAKAGLNALTAASAQEYASMGVRINCVVCGTFDTDAASGMINNPEILPHILDPVALKRIGDPEEIVGAVVYFASAASSYTTGACLTIDGGVRP, from the coding sequence TTGGCGGATCAATTCGATGTAACAGACAAGGTTGTCATGATTACCGGCGGCAGCAGAGGGCTGGGCAAGGCAATGAGTCACGCCTTCGCTGCGGGTGGCGCCAAAGTGGTGGTCGCCAGTCGCAAGATTGCAGAATGCGAGCGCTTGGCGAGTGAATTGATCGAACTGGGCAGTGATGCCATGGCGATCGCTTGCCACGTAGGTCACTGGGATGACCTTGAGGCAGTGGTGGATCGTGTAATCGAGAAATATGGTCGTATCGATGTATTAGTCAATAACGCGGGCATGTCTCCCGTGGCGCCATCCCTATTGGAAACAAGCGAGGCCCTGTTCGATAAAATAATCGACGTCAACCTGAAGGGACCGACTCGACTCACCGCTCTCGTGGCGACAAAAATGAGTGAGACCGGCGGCGGCTCCATTATCAACATCAGCTCCGTCGCGTCATACAGGCCCTCGCCTTTAACAACGGTTTACAGCGCTGCCAAGGCGGGGTTGAATGCCTTGACCGCGGCCTCGGCGCAGGAGTATGCATCAATGGGCGTTCGTATTAATTGCGTGGTTTGCGGCACCTTCGACACGGATGCTGCCTCAGGCATGATTAACAATCCAGAGATACTGCCCCATATCCTTGACCCTGTTGCCTTGAAGCGAATTGGTGATCCCGAGGAAATTGTGGGGGCGGTGGTGTATTTTGCGTCAGCTGCGTCCAGCTACACCACGGGTGCTTGCCTCACCATAGATGGAGGAGTGAGACCATGA
- a CDS encoding phosphotransferase family protein, whose protein sequence is MTELDFDQGVFSDWFSEQAGRSGDLQIEPMRGGGSCEMFVCTSSEERFVIRRAPLTAVSDTAHDVVREFKVIQALSGDGLRVPEVLVACDDDAVLGAPFYIMRYVDGEVIRRKLPDHYIAKPETQPAIGEELIDALVQLHAFDWRGTAMEDLSNPEQFLERQVKRWTTQLEGYRCRDLPGVDEVALWLEANRPPPGRLTVMHGDYKVDNAMYSRAVPPRIITLVDFEMTTVGDPLIDLAWCMIFWPEEGNLIAIAAPGSPGGMDAAHCQRPEELVNRYAINTGCSLENFQWYQAFAAWKLGIVLEGSFAKFLSGESKNPNHEFFGFLVDQLMVRAQRFAHQE, encoded by the coding sequence ATGACTGAGCTGGATTTCGATCAGGGAGTATTCTCTGACTGGTTTTCGGAGCAGGCGGGCCGTTCGGGTGATCTGCAGATTGAGCCAATGCGCGGCGGCGGTTCGTGCGAAATGTTTGTCTGCACCAGCAGTGAGGAACGTTTCGTGATTCGCCGGGCACCGCTGACAGCGGTGTCCGATACGGCTCACGATGTCGTGCGCGAGTTCAAGGTGATCCAGGCGCTGAGCGGAGATGGCCTGCGTGTGCCTGAGGTGCTGGTAGCCTGCGATGACGATGCTGTGCTCGGCGCGCCTTTCTACATTATGCGGTACGTCGATGGAGAGGTCATCCGACGCAAGCTTCCCGATCACTACATAGCAAAACCGGAAACACAGCCAGCCATCGGAGAGGAACTCATTGATGCGCTGGTGCAGTTGCACGCTTTTGACTGGCGCGGGACAGCGATGGAGGATTTATCGAATCCGGAACAATTTCTCGAACGTCAGGTCAAGCGATGGACCACGCAGTTGGAAGGATACCGTTGCCGCGATTTGCCCGGTGTCGATGAGGTGGCCCTGTGGCTAGAGGCTAATCGCCCGCCGCCGGGGCGGCTCACCGTGATGCACGGCGATTACAAGGTGGATAATGCAATGTACAGCAGGGCGGTGCCGCCGCGTATTATCACGCTGGTCGATTTTGAAATGACTACTGTGGGCGATCCACTCATCGATTTGGCCTGGTGCATGATATTCTGGCCGGAGGAGGGCAATCTGATCGCCATTGCAGCGCCCGGTAGTCCCGGGGGAATGGACGCAGCGCACTGTCAGCGCCCCGAGGAGTTGGTGAATCGCTATGCGATTAACACGGGGTGTTCTCTGGAAAATTTTCAGTGGTACCAGGCTTTTGCTGCGTGGAAGTTAGGTATTGTTCTGGAAGGGTCTTTTGCAAAGTTTCTTAGCGGTGAATCGAAAAACCCGAATCACGAGTTCTTTGGTTTTCTTGTTGACCAATTAATGGTGCGTGCGCAGCGGTTCGCGCATCAGGAGTAG
- a CDS encoding acyl-CoA dehydrogenase family protein — MPWDFETDPEFQQQLDWVRQFVEEELIPLEPIMVDFTEEQWIAVQEPLKQRVKDQGLWACHLEKELGGQGMGQLPLAQMNMITGRCVYAQEIFGNMAPDSGNAELLAEGGTEAQKAKWLWPNLAGDIRSAFAITEPFVASTDPTQIESSAVLEGDEWVLNGRKWMITNATRADFIIFMVVTEPDAPVHKRCSMIVVEKDTPGMDIFREIPTMHHPHAEYGANGNHAEINLDNVRVSKDNLIGGRGEGFILSQVRLGPGRIHHATRWLGEAERAYDMLCERTLSRSSFGKRYASHQTIQGYIAESRMELEMAKLLTLRAAWKMDKVGHHGARQDIAMVKVNNAKVLFNVIDRALQVHGSLGYSCDMPLESMYRSARMAPLVDGANEVHSVSIARAELKRYEGVEGWPTEHIPSRREESLKRFAHLLEATG, encoded by the coding sequence ATGCCATGGGACTTCGAGACAGACCCCGAATTCCAGCAACAATTGGACTGGGTGAGACAGTTCGTTGAGGAGGAGCTGATCCCGCTTGAGCCCATCATGGTGGACTTCACCGAAGAGCAATGGATTGCCGTTCAGGAGCCTCTCAAGCAGCGGGTAAAAGATCAGGGCCTGTGGGCCTGCCACCTTGAGAAGGAATTGGGTGGGCAGGGCATGGGGCAGTTGCCGCTGGCGCAGATGAATATGATCACAGGGCGTTGTGTATACGCGCAAGAGATTTTTGGCAACATGGCCCCTGATTCCGGTAACGCAGAACTTCTCGCGGAGGGCGGTACAGAGGCCCAGAAAGCCAAGTGGTTATGGCCAAATCTCGCTGGCGATATCCGTTCGGCCTTTGCTATTACCGAACCGTTTGTTGCTTCAACGGACCCGACGCAGATTGAATCCAGTGCTGTGTTGGAGGGAGATGAGTGGGTACTCAATGGTCGGAAGTGGATGATAACCAACGCCACCAGAGCCGATTTTATCATTTTTATGGTGGTCACCGAGCCAGATGCCCCGGTGCACAAACGTTGCTCTATGATTGTTGTAGAGAAGGACACGCCCGGAATGGATATTTTCCGCGAAATTCCTACCATGCACCATCCACACGCGGAGTACGGCGCCAATGGCAATCACGCGGAGATCAACCTTGACAATGTTCGGGTGTCAAAAGACAACCTCATCGGCGGGCGTGGGGAGGGTTTTATACTTTCACAGGTCAGGCTCGGCCCCGGGCGCATCCACCATGCGACACGTTGGCTGGGAGAAGCGGAGCGCGCGTATGACATGCTGTGCGAGCGAACGTTATCGCGCAGCTCCTTTGGCAAGCGCTACGCGAGTCATCAGACGATACAAGGTTACATTGCGGAATCTCGTATGGAATTGGAAATGGCTAAATTGTTGACTCTGCGTGCTGCCTGGAAAATGGACAAGGTAGGGCACCATGGTGCACGCCAGGATATCGCCATGGTGAAGGTCAACAACGCGAAGGTATTGTTTAATGTGATCGATCGTGCCCTGCAGGTGCATGGCTCGCTCGGTTACAGTTGTGATATGCCCCTCGAGTCGATGTATCGCTCAGCACGGATGGCACCGCTGGTCGATGGCGCAAATGAAGTTCACAGCGTCAGTATCGCCCGTGCGGAACTCAAGCGTTATGAGGGTGTAGAGGGCTGGCCTACGGAGCATATCCCTTCACGTCGAGAGGAGTCGTTGAAGCGATTTGCGCACCTGCTGGAGGCGACTGGATGA